One stretch of Oncorhynchus tshawytscha isolate Ot180627B linkage group LG19, Otsh_v2.0, whole genome shotgun sequence DNA includes these proteins:
- the alpk3a gene encoding alpha-protein kinase 3 produces MTSRRPMTRSYSGNGRSGGSHNEEEVSSSNGRLESCNYLSNVRPGNRSTLFGVMAQLTEDTQPVFETTLKSKAVSENCNVKLTCVVTGNPAPELTWYRDDMELDRYCGLPKYEIGRNGKTHTLQIYNCTVDDAAIYQASARNSKGIVSCSGVLEVGTMSEFKIHQRFFGKLKEKAENKKRELEESRRRGNENVQKDPQEQKPLQNNPIAPQRKHRTPSAHSSPPNGEENTVSQGAVAVEPNGASAEVSEPAPVTTTENGSKTPNNDFDNVEIVTTKPPTTEIFAKKKMKISNGIDSGVVSSNSSHTGPGTSENAYDGGISLAQFLSETLHSQTAEEKKIPARVEETVAMEAMDTTTTDPKTNAEKQKEREEKGRERAERGRAERERMLGEEQEREKMSIERAREAEQLQRTTGHKNTASEVRMEAKTHVHKEGDPQDYHHIQETLSNVLHSVKYFFFGKSKKDHASSDHHVKGQEKDRGHPVAPTQPYPSPPYPQEPDGHPEVYKTPTEETVPMAVVAPKINVPQKQLASFERLNPAEHKHGFTVSHSEEQPPAPRRAPESVPDSLEHVEQKEVCPEVMVSSSTETVPTSGPPALSEATVDQTQADPVPHVIVSAPDEPNIQVFSSGTDQVTRHDAKTEDLHKQGPSDTPWSPDPSSGASSYMSNRTSVGESGSAPNNNASPTVNLGLMTVSTESEKEKVMHVDEKGIGSVYETQKKCYCAFEEKGEKGDVKAENQPCPTLNVSVLEERREKIHNKEIHFKRLLPESSENDGQNTPEECPSVAGGDQYLNIKENSTLALEESLESALKVEYTPALEKSFVDSSFGNLKIQEQVAPIVQKMSEQKDVNLERNEVPTRTIERHVETEEKVTEIKVEVLGESKIHSETQPVKGSVIVSPVPPVSASVTSPEANSTHLGGYFGNVPQIRMVDSALRIPEIKIIVPEQQIKEEQIIIPNVEIMEAEVKEPTQPLIPITPNEPSSETDIFQKDVANDVSGIMIAENSSAFTPVVIDGTPTQQSMWNDEIIRRTEKLQEVPQPVEEAKTPTAEQSTNIKNEWLTKALIPAINVSYTDDSKLRKIDHEYPHVKPPVLDRGKTKEAPSVPLRVVPPISESKELPKNDNKESESLADMLRGVKSDFENVTSYESDKTHSEPQKQTIETKEQSMIDNIPSVSYKALMPTEVTTMQKAVDISFTETEKVKPLKESRIESYIIGDEPRERNPIERLAVKPPTPPRSPSSLRRLTSRTPPAITVDDPLNSEKAVSEQSVGDTPTSSLSCESSPRLKRRDSLTLIRSATPEELASGARRKIFIPREGEGVGVVVALGVGGSPLDTQVKKEAPYMSPSQARRAAFLQAPAGSQTPPLERRSPLLSRRKATLEVPKVVEEISTEEPDSPKTEVKPPEKEKQNPFKAPQVIRKIRGEPFPDASGHLKLWCQFFNVLSDSTIKWYRDEEEIVEVKRSGGDESQVALAIVQTSSRDCGVYGCSIKNEFGTDSTDFLLSVDLLSEYFLQEDLEVGEEMEMTPMLFTKGLADPGYWGEKFFGRIMTQEAHLGEGCAHKACRVKVIYGLDPVFESGTTCIIKLQSPIAYGTKLESNLAEKNMEITKQECKIQNTVREYCKIFAAEARVIENFGFSLEVSPLYLVYRPANSVPYATVEADLKGIFLKYCMMDAKGRLITRATSEVEMKCCSFQHWIHQWTNGNLLVTGLEGVGPKITKVRIVTKSKGYQGLTDDGYPKVFEQFLTQHQCNYYCGLLSLRTLKPMDTLQQPPKIKGSRSPLLGRKLGSSSPQHNRKLGSSSPQLQRKGLNSPLTTRKATSSPKVPRKTRETEDNQSTAKPKAEESIKVVV; encoded by the exons GAAACCCAGCCCCAGAACTAACGTGGTACAGAGACGACATGGAGTTGGACCGATACTGCGGTCTTCCAAAATATGAAATTGGCCGCaatggaaaaacacacacactccaaattTACAA ctGCACAGTGGATGATGCAGCCATCTATCAGGCTTCAGCCAGGAACAGCAAAGGCATTGTCTCCTGCTCTGGGGTTCTGGAGGTGGGCACCATGAGCGAGTTCAAGATCCACCAGAGGTTCTTTGGCAAGCTGAAAGAGAAGGCAGAGAACAAGAAGAGGGAGTTggaagagagcaggagaagggGAAATGAGAATGTCCAGAAGGATCCTCAGGAACAGAAGCCTCTCCAGAACAACCCGATCGCCCCTCAGAGGAAGCACCGGACCCCAAGTGCCCACTCTTCACCACCGAATGGGGAGGAGAACACAGTCAGCCAGGGGGCAGTGGCTGTAGAACCTAATGGGGCCAGTGCCGAAGTCAGTGAACCGGCCCCAGTGACGACTACAGAGAATGGGAGCAAGACTCCCAACAATGACTTTGACAATGTGGAGATTGTCACCACCAAGCCCCCAACCACAGAAATCTTTGCCAAAAAAAAGATGAAGATCTCAAATGGTATAGATTCTGGGGTTGTCAGCAGTAACAGTAGTCATACAGGACCGGGCACCAGTGAAAATGCATATGATGGAGGAATAAGTTTGGCTCAATTTCTGTCAGAGACCCTTCATTCACAGACTGCTGAAGAAAAGAAGATCCCTGCACGAGTGGAGGAAACTGTGGCAATGGAGGCAATggatactactactacagatCCTAAAACAAATGCagaaaaacagaaagaaagagaggagaaggggagagagagggcagaaagaggaagggcggagagagagaggatgcttGGAGAAGAACAGGAAAGAGAGAAAATGTCaattgagagagcaagagaggcagagcagttgcaaAGGACAACAGGACATAAAAACACTGCCTCAGAGGTCAGAATGGAGGCTAAGACGCATGTCCATAAGGAGGGAGATCCTCAAGATTACCACCACATTCAGGAAACACTTTCCAATGTGCTCCACTCAGTCAAATACTTTTTCTTTGGTAAGAGTAAGAAGGATCATGCTTCTTCTGATCATCATGTGAAAGGTCAGGAGAAGGACAGAGGTCATCCAGTTGCCCCAACACAGCCGTACCCTAGCCCTCCCTATCCACAGGAGCCAGATGGTCACCCAGAGGTGTATAAAACCCCCACAGAGGAGACAGTGCCCATGGCGGTAGTAGCACCAAAAATTAACGTACCACAGAAGCAGCTAGCGTCATTTGAGAGGTTGAACCCAGCTGAACACAAGCATGGATTTACTGTTTCACACTCAGAAGAACAACCGCCAGCTCCCAGAAGAGCACCAGAGAGTGTGCCTGATTCACTGGAGCATGTTGAGCAGAAGGAGGTATGTCCGGAGGTGATGGTCAGCAGCAGTACAGAGACAGTGCCCACATCTGGCCCTCCAGCCCTCAGTGAG GCAACCGTGGACCAGACCCAGGCAGACCCTGTCCCCCATGTGATTGTCTCAGCCCCAGATGAGCCAAACATTCAAGTGTTTTCTTCCGGGACTGATCAGGTGACAAGACATGATGCCAAAACTGAAGATTTACACAAACAGGGTCCATCTGACACTCCATGGAGCCCAGACCCCAGCAGTGGAGCAAGTTCCTATATGTCAAACCGCACTAGTGTGGGTGAAAGCGGCAGTGCTCCTAACAATAATGCCTCACCCACAGTCAACCTCGGCCTGATGACAGTATCCacagaaagtgagaaagagaaggtAATGCATGTGGATGAGAAGGGCATTGGAAGTGTCTATGAGACACAAAAGAAATGTTATTGTGCTtttgaggagaaaggagagaaaggtgaTGTCAAAGCAGAGAATCAACCATGTCCCACTTTAAATGTGAGTgttttagaggagaggagagagaagatacaTAACAAGGAGATCCATTTCAAACGTTTGCTCCCAGAGAGTTCAGAGAATGATGGTCAAAATACACCAGAGGAATGCCCTTCTGTGGCAGGGGGGGACCAATATCTCAACATAAAAGAGAATTCTACCTTAGCTTTGGAGGAAAGTCTTGAAAGTGCCTTAAAAGTGGAATATACTCCTGCTTTGGAGAAAAGTTTTGTGGACAGTTCATTTGGCAACCTGAAGATACAAGAACAGGTGGCACCTATTGTGCAGAAAATGTCTGAGCAAAAGGATGTGAACTTAGAGAGAAACGAAGTGCCGACCCGCACTATTGAGAGACATGTTGAAACAGAAGAAAAGGTGACTGAAATAAAGGTGGAAGTGCTGGGTGAATCTAAGATCCACTCAGAGACCCAGCCTGTGAAAGGCTCTGTCATTGTGTCCCCTGTGCCACCAGTGTCAGCATCAGTTACCAGTCCAGAGGCTAATTCCACTCATCTGGGTGGATACTTTGGAAATGTACCACAGATTAGAATGGTAGATTCTGCTCTTAGAATCCCAGAAATCAAAATAATTGTTCCAGAACAACAGATAAAAGAAGAGCAAATTATTATACCAAATGTAGAGATTATGGAAGCAGAAGTCAAAGAGCCTACACAGCCATTGATACCTATTACACCCAATGAACCTTCATCAGAGACAGACATTTTCCAAAAGGATGTTGCAAATGATGTGTCAGGCATAATGATAGCAGAAAACAGCTCAGCTTTTACCCCAGTGGTTATAGATGGGACACCCACACAACAAAGTATGTGGAATGATGAAATCATCCGACGAACAGAGAAATTGCAGGAAGTTCCACAACCAGTTGAAGAGGCAAAAACACCTACGGCAGAGCAGTCAACTAACATAAAGAATGAGTGGCTCACAAAGGCGTTAATTCCTGCAATAAATGTTTCCTATACTGATGACAGTAAACTCAGGAAAATAGATCATGAATATCCACATGTCAAGCCCCCTGTCTTAGATAGAGGAAAGACAAAGGAAGCACCCAGTGTGCCTCTGCGTGTGGTCCCTCCTATTTCTGAAAGCAAGGAGCTTCCTAAAAATGACAATAAAGAATCAGAATCATTGGCGGATATGCTCAGGGGGGTCAAGAGTGATTTTGAAAATGTTACTTCCTATGAGTCTGACAAAACCCATAGTGAGCCACAGAAACAGACTATAGAAACAAAGGAACAGAGTATGATAGACAACATCCCCTCTGTATCATATAAAGCCTTAATGCCAACAGAAGTAACAACAATGCAAAAAGCTGTGGACATCAGTTTTACTGAAACTGAAAAAGTAAAACCACTCAAAGAGTCAAGGATAGAGTCTTACATCATTGGCGATGAACCAAGAGAAAGAAACCCTATTGAAAGGCTTGCTGTCAAACCCCCAACACCCCCCAGGAGTCCCAGCAGTCTCCGCAGGCTCACGTCAAGGACTCCCCCTGCCATTACTGTGGATGACCCTCTTAACAGTGAGAAGGCAGTATCGGAGCAGAGTGTTGGAGACACCCCAACATCCTCCCTGTCCTGTGAGAGCAGCCCCAGGCTGAAAAGAAGGGATAGTCTGACCCTCATCCGCTCTGCCACGCCCGAAGAGCTGGCCTCTGGAGCTCGCCGCAAGATCTTCATCcccagggagggagaaggggttgGGGTAGTGGTGGCACTGGGTGTGGGTGGTAGTCCGCTGGACACCCAGGTCAAGAAGGAGGCTCCATATATGTCACCCAGTCAGGCTCGCAGGGCAGCATTCCTGCAGGCCCCAGCAGGCTCACAGACCCCACCGCTGGAGAGACGGTCCCCTCTTTTGAGCCGTAGGAAGGCCACCCTGGAGGTGCCCAAAGTTGTGGAAGAGATCAGCACTGAGGAGCCAGATAGCCCCAAGACTGAGGTCAAACCTCCTGAGAAGGAGAAGCAGAACCCCTTCAAAG ctcCTCAGGTTATCCGTAAGATCAGGGGAGAGCCTTTCCCAGATGCCTCAGGACACTTGAAGCTCTGGTGCCAGTTCTTCAACGTGCTCAGTGACTCCACCATCAAGTGGTACAGGGACGAGGAAGAGATAGTAGAGGTGAAAAGAAG TGGAGGAGATGAAAGCCAAGTGGCGCTGGCCATTGTCCAGACATCCAGTCGAGATTGTGGAGTGTATGGCTGCTCAATCAAGAACGAATTTGGGACAGATTCCACTGACTTCCTTCTCAGCGTAGACC TACTTTCAGAGTACTTCCTGCAGGAGGATTTAGAAG TTGGAGAAGAGATGGAAATGACTCCAATGCTATTCACCAAAGGCCTAGCAGACCCGGGCTACTGGGGGGAGAAGTTCTTTGGGCGCATCATGACACAGGAGGCCCACCTGGGAGAGGGCTGTGCACATAAGGCCTGCAGGGTGAAGGTTATCTATGGCCTAGACCCTGTGTTTGAGTCCGGAACCACCTGTATCATTAAATTACAAAGCCCCATCGCCTATGGGACCAAACTGGAGAGCAACCTTGCAGAGAAAAACATGGAAATTACTAAGCAA gagtgcAAAATCCAAAACACAGTTCGAGAGTATTGCAAAATCTTTGCAGCTGAGGCGAGGGTGATTGAAAACTTTGGCTTTTCACTGGA AGTGAGCCCTCTCTATCTGGTGTACCGCCCTGCCAACTCTGTCCCTTACGCCACTGTGGAGGCTGACCTGAAGGGCATCTTCCTTAAGTACTGTATGATGGATGCCAAAGGCAGGCTGATCACCAGAGCCACCTCAGAGGTGGAAATGAAATGCTGCTCCTTCCAGCATTGGATCCACCAATGGACAAACGGCAACTTACTGGTTACTGGGCTGGAGG GTGTTGGACCGAAGATCACTAAAGTTAGAATCGTCACGAAATCAAAGGG GTATCAAGGCCTTACAGATGATGGTTATCCTAAGGTGTTTGAGCAGTTCCTGACTCAGCATCAGTGTAACTACTACTGTGGGCTCCTCAGCCTGAGAACTCTGAAGCCCATGGACACCCTGCAGCAGCCCCCCAAGATCAAAGGCTCCCGGAGCCCCTTGCTCGGCAGGAAGTTAGGCTCGTCCAGCCCTCAGCACAACAGGAAGTTGGGCTCATCCAGCCCCCAGCTGCAGAGAAAAGGACTGAACAGCCCCTTGACAACCAGAAAGGCCACCTCCAGCCCAAAGGTGCCTAGAAAGACTAGGGAGACAGAAGACAACCAGTCCACAGCCAAACCCAAGGCGGAGGAGAGTATCAAAGTTGTGGTATGA